A stretch of DNA from Deltaproteobacteria bacterium HGW-Deltaproteobacteria-6:
CTTTCACCATGGCGGAACTATCCCGGAAGCTGAGAGAAATCCTTGACAATAAATGAATCCGGTTCCGTTATCTTCCTGAATTACGGGGTCACGACAACAGACAAAGTCCGCAGAAGCATGAAAAAGGAATCATCGTGAGAATTAACCATTATACCTCCATAAAGCCAATCCCTTTTGATAACGATCAGGTCAAAGGTGTTTCCGGCCGTGTCATGATCGGAAAAAACAACGGTGCGGACCACTTTTGCATGCGTATCTTTGAGGTGGCTCACGGGGGACATACTCCCAGGCATTCACACGCATGGGAGCATGAAATATTCATCCACGCGGGTTTGGGCGAAGTATTCAGTATGGGGCAATGGCATTCTGCGCGGACCGGAGACGCAATATTGATAGAGGCAAACGAAGAGCATCAAATCCGTAACACCGGCTCAGAAACATTGATCTTTGTCTGTCTGATTCCTTCAGGCGTCCCGGAGATTTGATCCCGCTCACGCGGGACGAGCGTTAAATCTACTTAACTTGCTGCGGGGTGGTTGACTCACATCACCTTTCTATAAAACTTGAAAAACAGATTCTCCTGTATGCATCATAATACAAGCTTTGCTAAATACCGCTATCTTGTCTTCGCAATTCTAGGCACCGCATACATCCTGGTTTTTTTCCACAGGCTTGCGCCGGCGGTTGTAGCGGTCGACATGATGTCTGATTTAAAAGCCGGCGGCGCACTGATTGGCGTTCTGGCATCCGCTTATTTCTATCCTTACGGCTTGATGCAGATTCCCGCAGGCCTTTTATCCGATTCCTGGGGACCGCGCAGGACGATTGTCTTTTTTTTCATCATTGGCGCGGCGGGCTCATTTACTTTAGGGTTTGCTCAAACACTGGGGATGGCGATCGCCGCCCGCGTTATGGTGGGCCTGGGTGTGGCGATGGTATTTATCCCGACGCTGAAGATTCTGACCCATTGGTTTGAACGGGAAAAATTCGTCCGCA
This window harbors:
- a CDS encoding cupin domain-containing protein codes for the protein MIGKNNGADHFCMRIFEVAHGGHTPRHSHAWEHEIFIHAGLGEVFSMGQWHSARTGDAILIEANEEHQIRNTGSETLIFVCLIPSGVPEI